The nucleotide sequence TGTCCGGCGAGGCGCCCACGTCGAACGTGCCACCGCAGATGAACTGCACGGGGTTCGCGAAGTTCGGCAGCGACAGCAGACCACCGACGGTGCCCTGCGCGGGGTTGTAGATGTTGTAGAAGTTGGCCAGGCCGTTGGGCGTGATGTGCAGGGCCTGCTCGATGTCGTCGCTGTGCTCGGTGAGGATGTTGGTGAAGTCGGTCAGCTTGTTGACCTGCCCGATGAGCGCCGAGTTGTTGTCGTTCAGGAGGCCCTTCACGTCCGACAGCGCCTGGTTGAGCGTGCCCAGCGTCTGGTCGAGATCCTTCGAGCTGTCGGCCAATACCTGCGACACCGAGGCGACGTGGTTGGAGAACTGCACGATCTGTTCGTTGCTGTTGGACAGCGCGTCGACCAGCACCTGCAGGTTGCGTACCGTGCCGAACAGGTCGGTGCGAGAGTCGCCGAGCCGTCCGGCGGTCGCCGACAGCTCGCGCAGCGCCCGGCGGAACGAGTCGCCGTTGCCGTCGAAGGTGTCCGCGGCCTGGTTCACGAACTCCGCCAGCGGGCCCTGCACGGAACCCTGCTGCGGGCCGAGCTGGGCGCTCAGCGCGGTCAGCTGCTCCTTGACCTCGTCCCACTCGACCGGCACGCCGGTGCGGTCGAGGCCGATCTCCGCGCCGTCGGCCAGCTCGGGACCCTCGGTGTAGGCCGGGGTCAACTGGACGGAGCGCGCGGACACCAGGTTCGGTGCGATGACGATGGCGCGGGCGTCGGCGGGCAGGCGCACGCCGTCGTCGATGGTCATCGTGACCTTGACGTCGCGGGCCCTCGGCTCGATGGCATCGATGGTGCCGACCGGGACGCCGACGACGCGCACGTCGTCACCGGGGTAGAGCCCGACGGCGGTCGGGAAGTACGCCACCACGCGGTGCGCGGCACGCGTGGGCCACACGACGTACACGGCGCCGAGCAGCAGAGCCACCAGGGCGACCGCCAGCAGGCCGCGCACCCAACGCGGCTTCGAGGGACGGGAATCGTGGTGCGTCATGGCGACTTCGGCCTGATGATGAGGCGTTCGGAGATGAACCCGCGCAGGTAGTCGGCGAGGCTGTCGGGCAGCTTGCCGGGCTGGAAGTAGGTGTCCAGCAGGACCTCCGACAGCGCGGCCGGCGGCAGGCCGTACAGGTTGATCTGGAAGCCGGGGCCCGACCCGACGACCTCGCCGAGGGTGGTCGCGTACGGCGGCAGCCGGCGCAGCGCCTCGCCGATGTGCTCCCGCCGCTCGAGCAGGTTGTCCATCACCAGGTTCAGCTTCTCTAGCGCGGGCCCGAATTCGCGACGGTTGTCCGCCACGAAGCCCGAGAGTTGCCGGGACACGTCGTCGATGCCGGAGATGAGATTGCTCAGCGCCTGGCGGCGCTCGTCGAGCGCGGCGAACAGCATGTTGCCGTCGGTGATCAGCTGGTTCACCTGCCCGGCGCGCTGGGCCAGGGTGTCGGAGACATTCTTCGCGTGCGACAGCAGCTGTTCGAGCGCCTCGTCGCGGGCGTTGAGGCTGCGGGAGAGGTTCGCGATGCCGTCCAGCGCGCCCCGCAGTTGCGGCGTGGCGTCGCGCAGCGTGGCGGTCAGTGTCTGCAGCGCCTGCTCGAAGCGCGGCTTGTCCAATTCGCTGGAGTTCTCGCCGAGGTCCTGCAGCGCAATGCTCAGGGTGTAGGGCGTCGTCGTGCGACCCAACGGGATCACGGTCACGTTGCCGGTGCCGCCGGGGGTGACGGCGAGGGACTTCTGGCCGAGCACGGTGTCGGTCTTGATCGCGACCAGCGACTGGTCGCCGACCTTGATCTTGCGGTCCACGGTGAACGCGACCTTGGCGGCGTCGCCGGCGAGTTCGACGGAGCTGACCTTGCCGACCTGGATGCCGGACACCGAGACGTCGTTGCCGGGCGTGATGCCGCCGGCGTCGGTGAAGTACGCCTCGTAGTTCTTGCCCTGCGGCCAGAACGGGAGGCTGGTGTAGCCGAACGACACCAGCACCAGGCACGTCACCAGGACGATGCCGAAGATGCCGGTGCGGAGCGGGTTTCCGCCGTCGGGCCTAGCCATTCTCCGAGCACCTCCCCTTCGACGGATCGGGCGGGCCACCGAACGGGATCAGGATGTCGCTGCCCGCGGGGCCGTTGATCTTCATCCGGATCGAGCAGTAGTAGATGTTGAAGAAGGACCCGTAGGCGCCGAGGGCGTTGAGCCTCAGGTAGTTCTCGGCCAGCGGTTCGATGACCTTGTTGAGGTCGCCCTTGCGCTCGTCGAGCCGCTGCGCCAGCGGGCGGACGTTCTCGATCACGCCCTGCACCGGGCGCCGGCTCTTCTCCAGCAGCGTCGTCAGGTCGTTCGTCGCGGACGCGAGGGGCGGGATGGCGCCGGCGATCGGATCCCGGTTCTGCGCCAGTCCGGTGATCAGCTGCTGGAGCTGGTCGACGCTCGCGTCGAACTGCGCGCCCTTCTCGTCGACTGTGCCGAGCACCGTGTTGAGGTTGTTGATCACGTCGCCGACGAGCTGGTCGCGGTCGGCGATCTGCTGGGTGAAGGAACTCGTCGAGGCGAGCATGCTCGACAGCGCGCCGCCCTGGCCCTGCAGCAGCTCGATGACGGCGTTGCTCACCTCGTTGACCTTGTTGCCGTCCAGACCCTTGAGCACCGGGCGCAGCCCGCCGAGCAACGCGTCGAGGTCGAGGGCGGGCTGGGTGTTCTCCTTGGCGATGGTGGCGCCGGCCGGCAACTTGCGCAGGTCGCCGGGTCCCGAGGTGATCTCGAGGTACCGGTCGCCGACGAGGTTCTCGTAGCGCACCGCGGCCCGGGTCGAGGTGTACAGCTGGTAGCGGTCGGCGACGTCGAACTCGACGTCGACGGTGTTGTCCGGGTTCAGGCTGACCTTCTTGACCGAGCCGACGGGCACACCCGCGATGCGGACGTCCTGTCCGGACTTGAGCCGGGACGCCTCGGCGAACGTGGCGTGGAAGGTGTTGCCCGACGCGAAGCGGAACTGGCCGAACACCACGACCAGTCCGGCTGCCACCAGCAGCATCGCGGCCGTGAAGACCGCGACGCTGACGACCGTCCTGTCCGACTTCATCAGTAGTCGTCCCGTTCTGCGAAGGCCCCGTGGAACAGGAACTGCAGCGTGGACGGTGCGTCGAACTGCAACTCGGTGTTCGGCTGGAACGGAATGTACGCGTTGTCCGTGACCAGGAAGGGCGGGTGGTACCAGGACCCGCCGTACTGCTTGGTCGGAACGTCCGGCAGGCCACGGCAGTTCGGGCCGCCCGAGGCGTTCACCATCGGCAGGCTCTCGGGGTAGGTGTAGGCGGGGGCGCCGGGCAGGAAACTCGACGCGACGAACAGGCCGGGACGGACGCCACCGATCACCGGGGCGAAGGTGTCGAGCGCCTTCTTCGTGCCGCGGATGACGCAGCCGAGTTCGGGCGAGTACTCACCGAGCACCTTCAGCGGCGCTCGCAGCCGCTGGATCGTGGCGATGAGGTCGTCGGCGGCCGGCTCCAGCGTGGCGGTGCCGTTGTTGGCCAGACCGGTCGCGGCGAGCAGGGCGGCGTTGAGGTTGTCCTGCTCGTCGACGACGGTCTTGCTGATCGACGGCACGTTGCCGAGCACGGTCGCCAGGTCGGGCGCGGCATCGCCGTAGATCCCCGTGACGACCGCTGTCTTCTGGAAGTCCTGCTGCACTGTGGGGAGCTTCGGGTTGAGTTGCGCCAGATAGGCACTGGTTCCCGCGAGCGCCGCGCCGAGGTCGTCGCCGTTGCCGCGCAGCCCCTCGCCGAGTGCGGTGATGGTGGCGTTGAGGTTGATCGGATCGACCTTCTTCAGCACGTCGGTCAGCGTCTGGAAGAGGGTGTTGACCTCGAGCTGCACGCTGCCCGCCGGCACCGCCGCGCCCGGGCGCAGCGACTCGCCGCTGGGCTGGTCCGGCGGCAGGAACTCGACCGACTTCGCGCCGAACACCGTGGTGCCGCCGATCTTCACGGTCGCATTCGACGGGATGTACCGCATGGAGCTGCGGTCGATGTCGAGCGTCAGCTTCGCCTCGTTGCCGGCGTACTGGATGTCGGAGACCTTGCCGATCTGGACGCCGCGGTACTTCACCTTGGCGTCGCGCTCCATCACCAGGCCGGCCCGTTCGGAGGTCACCGTGACGGTGTCCACCGGGGTGAAGGCGGCGGTGTAGGAGAGGTAGGTGAACACGACGGCGATGGCCACGACGGCAGCGAGGATCGCCGCAGCGATCCGCACGTGGCTGCGCTTCGCGTCGCCGATGGCCATGGCCGTGCTCTCCTATCCGGACAGGTTGAAGTTGCCCGACGCGCCGTAGACGGCCAGGGAGATGAACAGGACGATGGTGACGACGACGATGAGCGACGTGCGGACGGCCTGTCCGACGGCGATGCCGACGCCGACGGGGCCGCCGGAGGCGTTGTAGCCGTAGTAGGTGTGCACCAGCATCACGGCCACCGACATGACGATGGCCTGCAGGAACGACCACAGCAGGTCGCTGGGTACGAGGAACGTGTTGAAGTAGTGGTCGTACAGGCCGGCCGACTGCCCGTTGATGAACACCGTGGTGAACCGTGCTGCGAAGAACGCGGCCAGCACCGACAGCGCGTACAGCGGCACGATGGCGATGAGGCCGGCGATGATGCGCGTCGACACCAGGTAGGACACCGAGTGCACCGCCATGGATTCGACGGCGTCGATCTCCTCGGCCACGCGCATGGCCCCGAGTTGCGCGGTGGTGCCGGCACCGATCGTCGCGGCCAGGGCGATGCCGGCGATCACCGGCGCGACGATGCGCACGTTGAGGAACGCCGACAGGAAGCCGGTGAGCGCCTCGATGCCGATGTTGCCCAGCGACGAGTAGCCTTGCACCGCGATGACACCGCCGGAGGCGAGCGTCATGAACGCCGCGACGCCGACCGTGCCGCCGATCATCACCAGCGCACCGGTGCCCATGGTCATCTCGGCGATGAGCCGGATGGTCTCGCGGCGGTAGCGGGTGAGCGCGTTCGGGATGTAGCGCACCGACTCGCCGTAGAAGAGCGCCTGCTCCCCCACGGTGTCGACGAGCTTCGGTACGCCGCGGAAGAAGCGGCGCAGGCGCAGGGTGGCGTCGTAGCTCATGGTCGTTCCGCCGCTAGCGTTCCAGGACCCGCACGCCGACGGCGGTCATGATCACGTTGATGACGAACAGGCAGATGAAGGCGTAGACGACGGTCTCGTTCACGGCGATCCCGACTCCCTTGGGCCCGCCCTGCACGGTCAGACCGCGGTAGCAGCCCACCAGGCCGGCGAAGACACCGAAGAGCAGGGCCTTGAACATCGCCAGCACGAGTTCGCCGAGACCCGTCAGGATGGTCAGACCGTTGATGAAGGCGCCGGGGTTGACGCCCTGCAGGAACACCGAGAAGACGTAGCCGCCGGACAGGCCGATCGCGCAGACCAGGCCGTTGAGCAGCAGCGCCACGAACGTCGACGCCAGGACGCGGGGCACGACCAGACGCTGGATGGGGTCGATGCCCAGCACACGCATCGCGTCGATCTCCTCGCGGATGGTGCGCGCGCCGAGGTCGGCGCAGATCGCCGTCGCGCCGGCACCGGCGACGACGAGCACCGTCACGACCGGGCCGAGCTGCGTGATGGTGCCGAAGGCCGTGCCCGCACCGGAGAGGTCGGCAGCGCCGATCTCGCGCAGCAGGATGTTGAGCGTGAACGCCACCAGCACCGTGAACGGAATGGCCACCAGGAGGGTCGGGATCAGCGAGACGCGCGCGATCATCCACGTCTGCTCGAGGAATTCGCGGAACTGAAACGGCCTACGCCAGATCTTGACGAACGTCTCGATCGACATCTCGACGAACCCGCCCACGGCCCGAGCCGGAGCCGCAAGCTGTTCGATCAATCTCGGCTCCGTTCCTTCTGCGAGGGAGGCTCGGGCATCGTGGCGAAGCGTGTCCTACGCGCCGCCGCGGTGCCCCCACCGCCCTGGGGTTGAGCGCCGCTCTTAGTGAGCCGGCTCATATTAACTAGAACAAGTTCGCAGTGTCAAAGAACGGTCAAACTCATGGGTTTGGCCCCAAAGCCGCTGGTCAGAGCCACTGTGACCCAGGTCATTCTAGAACGTGTTCTAGCGCTTCTCGGGACGTGACAACCGAGACTGTCAGTCTCCCGCGGCCATCAGCGCAGTGGCCGAGAAACCGAGATCCGGATCGCGATCAGCAAAGTACTTCCTCAGCGTCGAATCCAGGTCGGCCGCGGTCCACGCCGACGCGTCGGCGGTGAACTGCCGTTCCACCGACGGCGCCGCGACCAGCGTCACGGTAGGACCGTAGACGATGAAGAGCTGTCCGTTGACCGCTTCCGACGCCGGCGAGGCCAGGAACCGGACGAGGTTGACGACGTGCTCGGGTGACAGTGCGTCGACCTCGCCGTCGGCCAGCTGCGGCGCCTCGCCGAACACGTCGGCGGTCATGGCGGTGCGCGCACGCGGCGCGATGGCGTTCGCCCGCACGCCGTAGCGGCTCAACCCGCGCGCGGCGGTCAGCGTCAGCGCGGTGATCCCCGCCTTGGCGGCGCCGTAGTTCGCCTGCCCGACCGGCCCGGCCAGCCCCGCCTCCGAGGACGTGTTGACGATGCGCCCGTACACCGTCCCGCCGTTGGCCTTCGCCTTGTCCCGCCAGTAGGTGGCGGCGTTGCGGGTCAGCAGGAAGTGCCCGCGCAGGTGCACGGCGATCACCGCGTCCCAGTCCTCGTCGGACATGTTGAACAGCATCTTGTCGCGCGTGATGCCGGCGTTGTTCACCACGATGGCCAGTCCGCCGAGCCCGTCGGCGGTCGCGACCATCTCGTCGGCCGTAGACCGCTGGCTGACGTCGCCGGCCACCGCGACGCCCTTGGCGCCCGCGGCGGCGATCTCGTCGAGCACGTCGGACTTCTCGAGCGCTCCGGCCATGTCGTTGACGACGACCGTCGCGCCCTGGCGGGCCAGCCCGATCGCCTCCGCGCGGCCCAGTCCTGCGGCCGCACCGGTCACCACGGCGACCAGACCGGACAGGTCGGCCGACTCAGCGGGGGAAGTCATTTATGAATACCTCTAGTCTCTGCGGCTCAGCGCCGCGCGCGGGCACTCGGCGATGGATTGCTCGGCCAGACCCTCCTGGTCGGCGGGCACCGGATCGGCCTTGACGATGGCGTAGTCGTCGTCGTCCAAATCGAACAGGTCCGGAGCGATGCCCAGGCACACCGCGTTTCCCTCGCAGCGATCCCGGTCAACTTCAACGTGCATGACAGCCTCCTCGTAGCCGCGGTGGCGACGGTGCGCCGACGATAACGGGTCACGATACGGCCCGGTTCGGCCGATGGCAGTAAAGCATGCCCTGGATTCGGAGACTAGAACGTGTTACAACCGGGAGTGATCGGCAGCCCGTCGTCGGCCGCCGAACCCGTCCCGCGACAGTGAGGAAACGCCATGCGGATCGGCTACACGCCCGAGCAGGAGGAGCTGCGCCGCGAATTGCGGTCGTACTTCGCCGAGCTCATGACGCCAGAGCGCGCGGAGGCCCTGGCCTCGGGCGAGGGCGAGGTGGGCCGCGGCAACGTCTACCGCGAGACGGTCGCGCAGATGGGCAAGGACGGCTGGCTCACCCTGTCCTGGCCCACCGAGTACGGCGGCCACGCCCGCCCGCCGATGGACGGGCTGATCTTCAATGACGAGGCCGCGCTCGCCAACGTCCCGGTGCCCTTCCTGACGATCAACAGCGTCGCGCCGACGATCATGCACTTCGGCACCGACGAGCAGAAGTCGTTCTTCCTGCCCCGCATCGCCAAGGGCGACCTGCACTTCTCGATCGGCTACTCCGAGCCCGGCGCCGGAACCGATCTCGCGGCGCTGCGCACCACCGCGGTGCGCGACGGCGACGACTACGTGATCAATGGCCAGAAGATGTGGACGAGCCTCATCGCGTACGCCGACTACGTCTGGCTCGCCGTCCGCACCAACACCGAGGCCAAGAAGCACCGGGGCATCTCGATGCTGATCGTGCCGACCACGGCCGAGGGCTTCTCCTGGACGCCCGTGCACACCATGAGTGGCGTCGACACCAGCGCCACGTACTACCAGGACGTCCGCGTCCCGACGTCGGCGCTCGTCGGCGAGGAGAACGCCGGCTGGAAGCTCGTCACCAACCAGCTGAACCACGAGCGCGTGGCACTGGTGTCCGCCCAGCCGATCTATCTCGCGCTCAACGGCGTTCGCGAGTGGGCGCAGAACACCAAGGACGTGCACGGCAAGCGGCTGATCGACTCGGAGTGGGTGCAGCTGAACCTCGCGCGCGTGCACGCCAAGGCCGAGGTCCTCAAGCTCATCAACTGGGAGCTGGCGTCGGCCAGCGACGCGGCGCCGTCCCCCGCGGACGCCTCGGCGGCCAAGGTGTACGGCACCGAACTGGCCACCGAGGCCTACCGGCTGCTCATGGAGGTGCTCGGTACCGCGGCGACGCTGCGCTCGGACACCCCCGGTGCGCTCCTGCGTGG is from Mycolicibacterium grossiae and encodes:
- a CDS encoding ferredoxin produces the protein MHVEVDRDRCEGNAVCLGIAPDLFDLDDDDYAIVKADPVPADQEGLAEQSIAECPRAALSRRD
- a CDS encoding acyl-CoA dehydrogenase family protein, whose product is MRIGYTPEQEELRRELRSYFAELMTPERAEALASGEGEVGRGNVYRETVAQMGKDGWLTLSWPTEYGGHARPPMDGLIFNDEAALANVPVPFLTINSVAPTIMHFGTDEQKSFFLPRIAKGDLHFSIGYSEPGAGTDLAALRTTAVRDGDDYVINGQKMWTSLIAYADYVWLAVRTNTEAKKHRGISMLIVPTTAEGFSWTPVHTMSGVDTSATYYQDVRVPTSALVGEENAGWKLVTNQLNHERVALVSAQPIYLALNGVREWAQNTKDVHGKRLIDSEWVQLNLARVHAKAEVLKLINWELASASDAAPSPADASAAKVYGTELATEAYRLLMEVLGTAATLRSDTPGALLRGRIERMHRSCLILTFGGGTNEIQRDIIGMVALGLPRVNR
- a CDS encoding MlaE family ABC transporter permease, with product MSYDATLRLRRFFRGVPKLVDTVGEQALFYGESVRYIPNALTRYRRETIRLIAEMTMGTGALVMIGGTVGVAAFMTLASGGVIAVQGYSSLGNIGIEALTGFLSAFLNVRIVAPVIAGIALAATIGAGTTAQLGAMRVAEEIDAVESMAVHSVSYLVSTRIIAGLIAIVPLYALSVLAAFFAARFTTVFINGQSAGLYDHYFNTFLVPSDLLWSFLQAIVMSVAVMLVHTYYGYNASGGPVGVGIAVGQAVRTSLIVVVTIVLFISLAVYGASGNFNLSG
- a CDS encoding MCE family protein is translated as MARPDGGNPLRTGIFGIVLVTCLVLVSFGYTSLPFWPQGKNYEAYFTDAGGITPGNDVSVSGIQVGKVSSVELAGDAAKVAFTVDRKIKVGDQSLVAIKTDTVLGQKSLAVTPGGTGNVTVIPLGRTTTPYTLSIALQDLGENSSELDKPRFEQALQTLTATLRDATPQLRGALDGIANLSRSLNARDEALEQLLSHAKNVSDTLAQRAGQVNQLITDGNMLFAALDERRQALSNLISGIDDVSRQLSGFVADNRREFGPALEKLNLVMDNLLERREHIGEALRRLPPYATTLGEVVGSGPGFQINLYGLPPAALSEVLLDTYFQPGKLPDSLADYLRGFISERLIIRPKSP
- a CDS encoding MCE family protein, giving the protein MAIGDAKRSHVRIAAAILAAVVAIAVVFTYLSYTAAFTPVDTVTVTSERAGLVMERDAKVKYRGVQIGKVSDIQYAGNEAKLTLDIDRSSMRYIPSNATVKIGGTTVFGAKSVEFLPPDQPSGESLRPGAAVPAGSVQLEVNTLFQTLTDVLKKVDPINLNATITALGEGLRGNGDDLGAALAGTSAYLAQLNPKLPTVQQDFQKTAVVTGIYGDAAPDLATVLGNVPSISKTVVDEQDNLNAALLAATGLANNGTATLEPAADDLIATIQRLRAPLKVLGEYSPELGCVIRGTKKALDTFAPVIGGVRPGLFVASSFLPGAPAYTYPESLPMVNASGGPNCRGLPDVPTKQYGGSWYHPPFLVTDNAYIPFQPNTELQFDAPSTLQFLFHGAFAERDDY
- a CDS encoding MCE family protein is translated as MKSDRTVVSVAVFTAAMLLVAAGLVVVFGQFRFASGNTFHATFAEASRLKSGQDVRIAGVPVGSVKKVSLNPDNTVDVEFDVADRYQLYTSTRAAVRYENLVGDRYLEITSGPGDLRKLPAGATIAKENTQPALDLDALLGGLRPVLKGLDGNKVNEVSNAVIELLQGQGGALSSMLASTSSFTQQIADRDQLVGDVINNLNTVLGTVDEKGAQFDASVDQLQQLITGLAQNRDPIAGAIPPLASATNDLTTLLEKSRRPVQGVIENVRPLAQRLDERKGDLNKVIEPLAENYLRLNALGAYGSFFNIYYCSIRMKINGPAGSDILIPFGGPPDPSKGRCSENG
- a CDS encoding MCE family protein encodes the protein MTHHDSRPSKPRWVRGLLAVALVALLLGAVYVVWPTRAAHRVVAYFPTAVGLYPGDDVRVVGVPVGTIDAIEPRARDVKVTMTIDDGVRLPADARAIVIAPNLVSARSVQLTPAYTEGPELADGAEIGLDRTGVPVEWDEVKEQLTALSAQLGPQQGSVQGPLAEFVNQAADTFDGNGDSFRRALRELSATAGRLGDSRTDLFGTVRNLQVLVDALSNSNEQIVQFSNHVASVSQVLADSSKDLDQTLGTLNQALSDVKGLLNDNNSALIGQVNKLTDFTNILTEHSDDIEQALHITPNGLANFYNIYNPAQGTVGGLLSLPNFANPVQFICGGTFDVGASPDNFKRAEICRQRMGPVVKRLAVNYPPVLFHPINSITAYKGQILYDTPATEAKAQTPVPYLQWNPAPGVTPPTPSPDGMLSDLILPPPAEPGQVSPAGPVPPPAPTGTGPLPGPAPDPAPLPAEAGGG
- a CDS encoding 3-oxoacyl-ACP reductase, producing the protein MTSPAESADLSGLVAVVTGAAAGLGRAEAIGLARQGATVVVNDMAGALEKSDVLDEIAAAGAKGVAVAGDVSQRSTADEMVATADGLGGLAIVVNNAGITRDKMLFNMSDEDWDAVIAVHLRGHFLLTRNAATYWRDKAKANGGTVYGRIVNTSSEAGLAGPVGQANYGAAKAGITALTLTAARGLSRYGVRANAIAPRARTAMTADVFGEAPQLADGEVDALSPEHVVNLVRFLASPASEAVNGQLFIVYGPTVTLVAAPSVERQFTADASAWTAADLDSTLRKYFADRDPDLGFSATALMAAGD
- a CDS encoding MlaE family ABC transporter permease — translated: MIEQLAAPARAVGGFVEMSIETFVKIWRRPFQFREFLEQTWMIARVSLIPTLLVAIPFTVLVAFTLNILLREIGAADLSGAGTAFGTITQLGPVVTVLVVAGAGATAICADLGARTIREEIDAMRVLGIDPIQRLVVPRVLASTFVALLLNGLVCAIGLSGGYVFSVFLQGVNPGAFINGLTILTGLGELVLAMFKALLFGVFAGLVGCYRGLTVQGGPKGVGIAVNETVVYAFICLFVINVIMTAVGVRVLER